The DNA region CGCCGGCGGACGCTGGCGCGGGCGCTGCACGAGCTGACCACGACCATGGAGCTGACCGGCCGCGCGCCGGTGATGTTCTTCGACAACCCGGATCGGAAAGGCAGGCGTGTCACTCGTGGCTAGCGGCAAGGCGGATCTCTCCCATCTCGGCGACTTCACCACGACGCCCCGCGTCGCCGCCATCGCCGGGTTGGCGATCGGCATCGGCCTGATCTGCGCGTACGTGGCCCTGGCGCTGCTCCGGCTGATCGGGCTGTTCACCAATCTGTTCTTCTACCAGCGGTGGGACACGGCGCTGTCCTCCCCGGCCGGCAACCATCTCGGCCCGTACGTGGTGATCGTGCCGGTGATCGGCGCGCTGATCATCGGCGTGATGGCCCGGTTCGGCTCCGAACGGATCCGCGGCCACGGCATTCCGGAGGCGATCGAAGCGATCCTGATCAACGGCAGCCGGATCGAGCCGAAGGTGGCGCTCCTCAAGCCGATCTCGGCTGCGATCTCGATCGGCTCGGGTGGTCCCTTCGGCGCGGAGGGGCCGATCATCATGACCGGCGGCGCGATCGGATCGCTGATCGCGCAGTTCTTTCATCTGACGAGCGCCGAACGCAAGACGCTGCTGGTCGCCGGCGCGGCGGCTGGAATGTCGGCGACGTTCGCCGCGCCGCTGGCCTCAGTCCTGCTCGCCGTGGAGCTGTTGCTGTTCGAGTGGAAGCCGCGCAGCATGATTCCGGTGGCGCTGGCGAGCGCGACGGCGGCCGCCGCGCGCCGCTACATCCTCGGGCTCGGGCCGCTGTTTCCGGTTCCGGCGCACCCGATCTTCATCGGTCCGGAGGGGCTGGCCGCCTGCGTCCTCGCCGGCGCGCTCGCCGGCGGCCTGTCGGCGCTCCTCACCCTGGCCGTCTACACCGCGGAGGACGGCTTCGCCCGCCTGCCGATCCACTGGATGTGGTGGCCGGCGATCGGCGGCCTGGTCATCGGCCTCGGCGGCCTCGTCTTCCCACAGGCGCTTGGCGTCGGCTACGACACGATCGGCGGCTTGCTGCAGGGGGACGTGCCGCGCCGCGTCATCCTCGGCGTGCTCATCGTGAAGTCGGTCATCTGGTCGGTGTCGCTGGGATCCGGCACCTCGGGCGGCGTGCTCGCACCGCTGCTGATGATGGGAGGCGCGCTCGGCGGCATCGAGGCGATGGCGTTCCCCAACGAGGGCGCCGGCTTCTGGCCGCTGGTCAGCATGGGAGCAATCCTCGGCGGGACGATGCGTTCCCCCTTCACCGGCGTCGTCTTCGCGTTCGAGCTGACGCACGACGTCAACATCCTGCTGCCGCTGCTGGTGGCAGTGACGATCGCGCACGGCTTCACCGTGCTCGCCCTCGACCGGTCGATCCTGACCGAGAAGGTCGCGAGGCGGGGCTTCCACATGAGCCGCGAGTACGCCGTCGATCCGCTCGAGATCCTCTTCGCCAGGGAAGTGATGCGGACCTCGATCGTGGCGCTGCCGGCCGACGCGCCGTTCGACGCGTGGGTCGCCTCGCTGCGCGTCGACCCGGAAAAGGGTCCGCAGCGCCTGTATCCGGTGGTCGACGGCTCGGCCCGGCTGGTCGGCGTGGTCACCCGCGTGGATCTGCAGCGGCATGTCTCCGAGGCGGGCGCCACCGGACTGACGCGCCTCGACGCGATTCTGCGCGCCGAGCCAGCCGTCGTCTATTCAGACGATCCGCTGCGCGTGGTCGTGCACAAGATGGCCGAGACCGGGCTGACGCGGTTCCCGGTCGTCAAGCGCGGAGCGGAGCACGAGCTGCTCGGCATGATCGCGCTGGACGATCTGCTGAAGGCGCGGGCGAAGAACCTCGACGCCGAACACCGCCGCGAGCGCGTCCTCCGCGTCCGCTTTCCATTCGGATTCAGCGGCGCGTCGCGCCAATAGCGCGCGGCGCCGGAGCGGGCTCACGGACCGGCGCGACACGCGAGCCGCGCGGACGGAGGCGAATCAGCGCGACAGCGTCCGCGCGGTGAGTTCGCGCGGATCGAGTCCCGCGCCTTTCGCGATGTCGCGTAGGAGCCGCGGGAGCTCGGCGGGAAATCGCCACTCGTCTTCCCTCACGCCCGCGCCGGCGAGCCTGGTCGCCCACGGCTGCCACCAGGCGCGATCCTGTCGCGCAATCGGCTCGACGACCAGCAGCGGCGACTGCGGCGCCGACACGATCCGTTCGAGGAGCGCGGCGCGCGCCTCGTCCGGCAGCTCGTTGACTGCATAGGCGAGCACGATCCCGGCGTTCGGATCACGCGGAAAGTCCCGGACGAGGTCTCCGGTTCTTGACGAGCCGCGCAGCGCGAACTGCCGATACGTCCAGTTCGCTTCGGCCACCGCCCATGCGTTCCGGTCGACACCGGCTACGCGAACGGCGCCGCCGGCCGCGGCCGCCCACGCCGCGCCGCCTACCCCCGTCCCGCAGCCCAGATCGTGGATCGCCGGTAGGGCGCGCCCCTCCCAGTCGAGTGCGCGCAGCACACGCTGGATGGTGAGGAAATGCAGCGGTCCGTAGAAGAGCGCGAAGGCCGCGCGCTTGCCGGCGCCGTCGAGCGCCGCCCCGGACTTGAGCTTGTCGCGCCGCTCGACGTAACAGGAGGAGAGCGCGCGCAAGGCCCGCGTCAGCTCGGGCCGCGTCAGGTTGGCGAGGTGACGCGCTTCGAGCGCAAGAAGCCACGCGTCGATGCCGGCGTCAGCCATCGAGGCCAGCCGCCACGGCGAGACGTTCACGCAGGCACACGGCGGATGGCGGAGAGAGAGGGATTCGAACCCCCGGTACCCTTCCGGGTACAGTGGTTTTCAAGACCACCGCCATCGACCACTCGGCCATCTCTCCGTCACCCGAATTGTCGCACACCGTTCAATCGACTCCAGCCGCGGACCTGCCGCGTCGCGTCGCTCGCCTATACTGAAGCGTGCCCCCCGCGTCCAGGCGCACGCTCGCCGGCGTTGCGCTCGTTTCCGCCTCCCTGCTGATGACCGAACTCTCGCTGACGCGAATCTTCTCGGTCACGATGTACTACCACTTCGCCTTCATGGCGATTTCCATCGCGCTCTTCGGTCTCAGTGCGAGCGGCGTCTACGTCTTTCTGGCGCGCCAGGGCTTCCGCGCCCAGGACACGGAGCGGCTGCTCGTCCGGCACGCGCTCGCCTACGCCGTCGTCACGCTCGCGGCGCTGGCGATGATCGTCCGGCTGCGGGTCGGCCTGCACTACACGCCCGGCGCGATCGCGGTCGTCTGTCTGATGTACGTGGTGTCGGCACTGCCCTTCTTTGCTGGCGGCGCGGCCGTCTCGATCGCGATCACGCGGTTCGCCGCGAACGTCAACGCGGTGTATGCCGCGGACCTGCTCGGGGCGGCGGCCGGCTGCCTGGTGCTCATGCCCGTCCTCAATCGGCTTGGCGCGCCAGGCGCGATCGTCGTGTCGGCGCTCTGTGCGCTGGCGGCGGCGCTGTGCTGGGCGTCGCCGGCCCGCAGCGCCCGCGCCGGTTCAGCCGCGGCCGCCATCGCGATCGTCGCCGCGGCTGCCGGCTGGCTCGGCGCGTTCTCGGTGAGCACCACCAAGGGACACGAACACGACCAGGTGCTGTTCAGCAAGTGGAACTCGTTTTCGCGCATCGGCGTCTACGACACGGCGTCGACCGCGTGGTCGCTGAGCGATCGCTACGCCGGACCGCTTCCCGACGTGCGTCTGATGGATATCGACTCGGCGGCCGCCACGCAGATCATCCGTTTCGGCGGCGATCTGCAGGACGTGTCCTACCTGCAGTACGAACTGACGGCGCTCGGCTATCGCCTGTTCGGCCGCGTCGGCGCGCCGCCAGCGACACCATTCACCGCGCTCGTCATCGGTACCGGCGGCGGCCGCGATCTGCTCTCGGCGCTGGTCTTCGGCGCCGCGCACGTCGACGGCGTCGAGATCAACCCGATCATCGTCAACGACGTCATGCGGGGGCGGTTTCGCGACTATTCCGGCCGCGTCTACGACCGACCCGACGTCGACATCACGGTTGAGGACGGGCGCAGCTTCGTCCGCCGATCGCCGAAGCGCTACGACGTCATCCAGGCCTCGCTCGTCGACACCTGGGCGGCGACCTCCGCCGGCGCCTACGCCTTGACGGAGAACTCGCTCTATACCGTCGAGGCGTTCGACGATTACCTCGACCATCTCACCGATCGCGGTGTCCTGAGCATTTCGCGCTG from Vicinamibacterales bacterium includes:
- a CDS encoding chloride channel protein translates to MSLVASGKADLSHLGDFTTTPRVAAIAGLAIGIGLICAYVALALLRLIGLFTNLFFYQRWDTALSSPAGNHLGPYVVIVPVIGALIIGVMARFGSERIRGHGIPEAIEAILINGSRIEPKVALLKPISAAISIGSGGPFGAEGPIIMTGGAIGSLIAQFFHLTSAERKTLLVAGAAAGMSATFAAPLASVLLAVELLLFEWKPRSMIPVALASATAAAARRYILGLGPLFPVPAHPIFIGPEGLAACVLAGALAGGLSALLTLAVYTAEDGFARLPIHWMWWPAIGGLVIGLGGLVFPQALGVGYDTIGGLLQGDVPRRVILGVLIVKSVIWSVSLGSGTSGGVLAPLLMMGGALGGIEAMAFPNEGAGFWPLVSMGAILGGTMRSPFTGVVFAFELTHDVNILLPLLVAVTIAHGFTVLALDRSILTEKVARRGFHMSREYAVDPLEILFAREVMRTSIVALPADAPFDAWVASLRVDPEKGPQRLYPVVDGSARLVGVVTRVDLQRHVSEAGATGLTRLDAILRAEPAVVYSDDPLRVVVHKMAETGLTRFPVVKRGAEHELLGMIALDDLLKARAKNLDAEHRRERVLRVRFPFGFSGASRQ
- a CDS encoding methyltransferase domain-containing protein yields the protein MADAGIDAWLLALEARHLANLTRPELTRALRALSSCYVERRDKLKSGAALDGAGKRAAFALFYGPLHFLTIQRVLRALDWEGRALPAIHDLGCGTGVGGAAWAAAAGGAVRVAGVDRNAWAVAEANWTYRQFALRGSSRTGDLVRDFPRDPNAGIVLAYAVNELPDEARAALLERIVSAPQSPLLVVEPIARQDRAWWQPWATRLAGAGVREDEWRFPAELPRLLRDIAKGAGLDPRELTARTLSR